From a region of the Gossypium raimondii isolate GPD5lz chromosome 10, ASM2569854v1, whole genome shotgun sequence genome:
- the LOC105777480 gene encoding PH, RCC1 and FYVE domains-containing protein 1 isoform X1, whose product MLKSEGMAAVRAEQSRTADVPERDIELAITALKKGAPLLKYGRRGKPKFCPFRLSNDESILIWISGKEEKYLKLNQVTRIIPGQRTPIFQRYPRPEKEYQSFSLIYNDRSLDLICKDKDEAEVWFTGLKALISRGHHRKGRPESRSDGVSSEATSPKAPTQRSSPLSSPFGSGASSQKDGMDSLCLHTPHESPPKTGLEKALSDVILYSVPPKVFYPSESACGSMHSRSSAGSDGKAGFIKGWNGDASRVSLSSAVSSSSQGSGHYDGDALGDVFIWGEGTGDGVLGGGIHRIGDCSGIKIDSLLPKALESAVLLDVQNIACGEQHAALVTKQGEVFSWGAECGGRLGHGVDSNVSHPKLIDSLKNINVELVACGEYHSCAVTLSGEMYSWGGSSGNFGLLGHGTETSQWVPKKLNGPLEGIHVSSVSCGPWHTAVVTSAGQLFTFGDGTFGVLGHGDRKSLSVPREIESLKGLRTVRAACGVWHTAAVVEVMVGSSSTSNCSSGKLFTWGDGDKSRLGHGDKEARLVPTCVAALVEPNFCKVSCGHSMTVALTTNGHVYTMGSPVYGQLGNPQADGKLPIRVEGKLTKNFVEEIACGAYHVAVLTSRTEVYTWGKGANGRLGHGDTDDRNSPWLVEALKDKQVKSIVCGTSFTAAICLHKSVSSVDQSKCSGCRLLFNFKRKRHNCYNCGLVFCNSCSSKKSFKASMAPNTNKPYRVCDNCFTKLTKASETSSSNHYALSRRGSMNQGPDDSVEKVEKLDSRTPAQLSRNASIESSKELDGGSSKRNKRLDFNSTRVSPFPNGVSQCAPLNNPKTSNALFGSSKKFFSTSLPASRIVSRATSPTSRRASPHRATTPTPTLSSFSSKKVVVDDVKRTNEGLSEEIVKLRTQVEELTGKAQIQEVELERTTQQLKEAVAVATEETAKCKAAKEVIKSLTAQLKEMAERLPIGAARSSNSPSFFYSSSTPPRDVSSAGSEQSSGPISCHEMDSNGSNSLVISNGSGTINNNLSTPTDVYHSDGTAKNRNRTTKVEPNHGDEWVEQDEPGVYITLVALPGGIKDLKRVRFSRRRFSEKQAEQWWAANRARVYQRYNVPLVDKPALGVGREGLAH is encoded by the exons GATGAATCTATTCTAATATGGATCTCTGGGAAAGAGGAAAAATACCTTAAACTAAACCAGGTCACCAGAATTATACCTGGTCAGCGTACT CCAATTTTTCAGAGGTATCCCCGGCCTGAAAAAGAATATCaatcattttctcttatataTAATGATAGATCCCTTGATTTG ATTTGCAAGGATAAAGATGAAGCAGAAGTCTGGTTTACAGGTTTAAAGGCACTGATATCACGTGGTCATCATCGGAAAGGCAGACCTGAATCTAGAAGTGATGGGGTTTCATCTGAAGCAACTAGTCCCAAAGCACCTACCCAAAGAAGTTCACCTTTGAGCTCTCCATTTGGTAGTGGTGCTAGTTCACAGAAG GATGGGATGGATTCTCTTTGCCTTCATACTCCACATGAGAGTCCTCCTAAAACAGGTTTAGAGAAGGCATTATCTGATGTAATATTGTATTCTGTGCCTCCCAAGGTGTTTTATCCTTCAGAATCTGCTTGTGGATCAATGCATTCTCGGTCATCAGCAGGTTCAGATGGAAAAGCTGGGTTCATAAAAGGTTGGAATGGGGATGCTTCCAGAGTTAGTTTATCTAGTGCTGTTAGTTCCTCAAGTCAGGGGTCTGGTCACTATGATGGTGATGCTTTAGGTGATGTTTTTATTTGGGGTGAAGGCACTGGTGATGGTGTGTTAGGTGGAGGAATACATAGAATTGGAGATTGTAGTGGTATTAAGATAGATTCTCTTCTGCCTAAAGCTTTGGAATCTGCAGTTCTTTTGGATGTTCAGAACATAGCTTGTGGTGAGCAACATGCTGCTTTGGTAACCAAACAAGGAGAGGTTTTCTCTTGGGGAGCCGAATGTGGTGGCAGACTGGGGCATGGTGTGGATTCCAATGTCTCCCATCCAAAACTTATAGattctcttaaaaatataaatgttgaaCTTGTTGCATGCGGAGAGTACCATTCTTGTGCTGTAACGCTTTCTGGTGAAATGTATTCATGGGGTGGTAGCTCAGGCAATTTTGGTTTACTTGGTCATGGAACTGAAACAAGTCAATGGGTtccaaagaaattaaatggacCTTTGGAGGGAATACATGTTTCATCAGTGTCTTGTGGACCGTGGCACACAGCTGTTGTCACTTCTGCTGGACAATTATTTACTTTTGGTGATGGAACATTTGGTGTTTTAGGACATGGTGACCGCAAAAGTTTGTCTGTACCCAGGGAAATAGAATCCCTCAAGGGCCTACGTACTGTCCGAGCAGCTTGCGGTGTTTGGCACACTGCTGCTGTTGTTGAAGTTATGGTTGGGTCTTCAAGCACCAGTAATTGCTCTTCAGGAAAACTTTTTACTTGGGGGGATGGAGATAAAAGTCGTCTTGGGCATGGTGACAAAGAAGCTCGATTGGTGCCTACTTGTGTTGCCGCTCTTGTTGAGCCTAACTTTTGTAAAGTATCCTGTGGGCATAGCATGACCGTTGCACTTACAACCAATGGTCATGTCTATACTATGGGAAGCCCTGTTTATGGGCAATTGGGAAATCCTCAAGCTGATGGAAAACTCCCTATCCGAGTTGAGGGCAAGCTCACAAAGAATTTTGTTGAAGAAATAGCTTGTGGTGCCTACCATGTTGCTGTTTTAACTTCAAGAACTGAAGTTTACACTTGGGGAAAAGGTGCAAATGGACGGTTAGGTCATGGTGATACAGATGATAGAAATTCTCCATGGCTTGTTGAGGCTCTAAAAGACAAACAGGTCAAGAGTATTGTTTGTGGCACAAGCTTTACTGCAGCTATCTGTCTTCATAAGTCTGTGTCCAGTGTTGATCAATCAAAATGCTCTGGCTGCCgtcttttgtttaatttcaaaagaaaacgTCATAACTGTTATAATTGTGGACTTGTATTCTGCAACTCATGCAGCAGTAAGAAGTCTTTTAAGGCTTCGATGGCACCAAATACTAACAAACCTTATCGTGTTTGTGATAATTGTTTTACCAAACTCACAAAAGCTTCTGAAACTAGCTCATCAAACCATTATGCTCTGAGTAGAAGAGGAAGTATGAATCAGGGACCAGATGACAGTGTTGAGAAGGTGGAGAAGTTGGATTCAAGAACCCCTGCCCAACTTAGTCGAAATGCTTCAATTGAATCATCTAAAGAACTGGATGGTGGATCTTCCAAAAGAAACAAGAGATTGGATTTTAATAGTACTCGAGTTTCACCCTTCCCAAATGGAGTTTCTCAATGTGCTCCACTAAACAACCCCAAAACGTCAAATGCTCTATTTGGGTCATCCAAGAAATTTTTTTCCACTTCTCTTCCTGCATCACGAATTGTATCCCGAGCAACATCACCTACATCTAGACGAGCCAGTCCACATCGTGCTACTACACCTACACCAACTCTGTCAAGCTTTTCATCAAAGAAGGTTGTTGTTGATGATGTTAAAAGGACAAATGAAGGTCTAAGCGaagaaattgttaaattaagaaCTCAG GTTGAAGAACTTACTGGCAAGGCACAAATTCAAGAAGTTGAGCTTGAACGAACAACTCAACAGCTGAAGGAAGCCGTAGCAGTAGCAACAGAAGAGACTGCAAAATGCAAAGCAGCAAAGGAAGTCATAAAGTCTCTCACTGCTCAA TTGAAGGAAATGGCTGAAAGATTACCGATTGGTGCAGCAAGAAGCAGCAATTCACCCTCTTTTTTCTATTCTAGCTCAACTCCTCCTCGGGATGTTTCTTCTGCGGGCAGTGAGCAATCGAGTGGTCCAATAAGTTGCCATGAAATGGATTCAAATGGATCAAACAGCCTAGTGATTTCTAATGGGTCAGGAACCATTAATAACAACCTTTCAACCCCCACTGATGTCTATCATTCAGATGGAACAGCAAAGAATAGGAACAGAACTACAAAAGTTGAACCCAACCATGGGGATGAATGGGTTGAGCAAGATGAGCCTGGTGTATACATTACCCTTGTTGCATTGCCTGGAGGTATCAAAGATCTTAAGCGTGTTCGGTTCAG TCGGAGGCGTTTCAGCGAAAAGCAAGCAGAACAATGGTGGGCAGCAAACAGGGCTAGAGTATATCAGCGGTACAACGTTCCCTTGGTTGACAAACCCGCTCTTGGTGTGGGAAGGGAAGGGTTAGCTCATTGA
- the LOC105777480 gene encoding PH, RCC1 and FYVE domains-containing protein 1 isoform X2, translating into MLKSEGMAAVRAEQSRTADVPERDIELAITALKKGAPLLKYGRRGKPKFCPFRLSNDESILIWISGKEEKYLKLNQVTRIIPGQRTPIFQRYPRPEKEYQSFSLIYNDRSLDLICKDKDEAEVWFTGLKALISRGHHRKGRPESRSDGVSSEATSPKAPTQRSSPLSSPFGSGASSQKVFYPSESACGSMHSRSSAGSDGKAGFIKGWNGDASRVSLSSAVSSSSQGSGHYDGDALGDVFIWGEGTGDGVLGGGIHRIGDCSGIKIDSLLPKALESAVLLDVQNIACGEQHAALVTKQGEVFSWGAECGGRLGHGVDSNVSHPKLIDSLKNINVELVACGEYHSCAVTLSGEMYSWGGSSGNFGLLGHGTETSQWVPKKLNGPLEGIHVSSVSCGPWHTAVVTSAGQLFTFGDGTFGVLGHGDRKSLSVPREIESLKGLRTVRAACGVWHTAAVVEVMVGSSSTSNCSSGKLFTWGDGDKSRLGHGDKEARLVPTCVAALVEPNFCKVSCGHSMTVALTTNGHVYTMGSPVYGQLGNPQADGKLPIRVEGKLTKNFVEEIACGAYHVAVLTSRTEVYTWGKGANGRLGHGDTDDRNSPWLVEALKDKQVKSIVCGTSFTAAICLHKSVSSVDQSKCSGCRLLFNFKRKRHNCYNCGLVFCNSCSSKKSFKASMAPNTNKPYRVCDNCFTKLTKASETSSSNHYALSRRGSMNQGPDDSVEKVEKLDSRTPAQLSRNASIESSKELDGGSSKRNKRLDFNSTRVSPFPNGVSQCAPLNNPKTSNALFGSSKKFFSTSLPASRIVSRATSPTSRRASPHRATTPTPTLSSFSSKKVVVDDVKRTNEGLSEEIVKLRTQVEELTGKAQIQEVELERTTQQLKEAVAVATEETAKCKAAKEVIKSLTAQLKEMAERLPIGAARSSNSPSFFYSSSTPPRDVSSAGSEQSSGPISCHEMDSNGSNSLVISNGSGTINNNLSTPTDVYHSDGTAKNRNRTTKVEPNHGDEWVEQDEPGVYITLVALPGGIKDLKRVRFSRRRFSEKQAEQWWAANRARVYQRYNVPLVDKPALGVGREGLAH; encoded by the exons GATGAATCTATTCTAATATGGATCTCTGGGAAAGAGGAAAAATACCTTAAACTAAACCAGGTCACCAGAATTATACCTGGTCAGCGTACT CCAATTTTTCAGAGGTATCCCCGGCCTGAAAAAGAATATCaatcattttctcttatataTAATGATAGATCCCTTGATTTG ATTTGCAAGGATAAAGATGAAGCAGAAGTCTGGTTTACAGGTTTAAAGGCACTGATATCACGTGGTCATCATCGGAAAGGCAGACCTGAATCTAGAAGTGATGGGGTTTCATCTGAAGCAACTAGTCCCAAAGCACCTACCCAAAGAAGTTCACCTTTGAGCTCTCCATTTGGTAGTGGTGCTAGTTCACAGAAG GTGTTTTATCCTTCAGAATCTGCTTGTGGATCAATGCATTCTCGGTCATCAGCAGGTTCAGATGGAAAAGCTGGGTTCATAAAAGGTTGGAATGGGGATGCTTCCAGAGTTAGTTTATCTAGTGCTGTTAGTTCCTCAAGTCAGGGGTCTGGTCACTATGATGGTGATGCTTTAGGTGATGTTTTTATTTGGGGTGAAGGCACTGGTGATGGTGTGTTAGGTGGAGGAATACATAGAATTGGAGATTGTAGTGGTATTAAGATAGATTCTCTTCTGCCTAAAGCTTTGGAATCTGCAGTTCTTTTGGATGTTCAGAACATAGCTTGTGGTGAGCAACATGCTGCTTTGGTAACCAAACAAGGAGAGGTTTTCTCTTGGGGAGCCGAATGTGGTGGCAGACTGGGGCATGGTGTGGATTCCAATGTCTCCCATCCAAAACTTATAGattctcttaaaaatataaatgttgaaCTTGTTGCATGCGGAGAGTACCATTCTTGTGCTGTAACGCTTTCTGGTGAAATGTATTCATGGGGTGGTAGCTCAGGCAATTTTGGTTTACTTGGTCATGGAACTGAAACAAGTCAATGGGTtccaaagaaattaaatggacCTTTGGAGGGAATACATGTTTCATCAGTGTCTTGTGGACCGTGGCACACAGCTGTTGTCACTTCTGCTGGACAATTATTTACTTTTGGTGATGGAACATTTGGTGTTTTAGGACATGGTGACCGCAAAAGTTTGTCTGTACCCAGGGAAATAGAATCCCTCAAGGGCCTACGTACTGTCCGAGCAGCTTGCGGTGTTTGGCACACTGCTGCTGTTGTTGAAGTTATGGTTGGGTCTTCAAGCACCAGTAATTGCTCTTCAGGAAAACTTTTTACTTGGGGGGATGGAGATAAAAGTCGTCTTGGGCATGGTGACAAAGAAGCTCGATTGGTGCCTACTTGTGTTGCCGCTCTTGTTGAGCCTAACTTTTGTAAAGTATCCTGTGGGCATAGCATGACCGTTGCACTTACAACCAATGGTCATGTCTATACTATGGGAAGCCCTGTTTATGGGCAATTGGGAAATCCTCAAGCTGATGGAAAACTCCCTATCCGAGTTGAGGGCAAGCTCACAAAGAATTTTGTTGAAGAAATAGCTTGTGGTGCCTACCATGTTGCTGTTTTAACTTCAAGAACTGAAGTTTACACTTGGGGAAAAGGTGCAAATGGACGGTTAGGTCATGGTGATACAGATGATAGAAATTCTCCATGGCTTGTTGAGGCTCTAAAAGACAAACAGGTCAAGAGTATTGTTTGTGGCACAAGCTTTACTGCAGCTATCTGTCTTCATAAGTCTGTGTCCAGTGTTGATCAATCAAAATGCTCTGGCTGCCgtcttttgtttaatttcaaaagaaaacgTCATAACTGTTATAATTGTGGACTTGTATTCTGCAACTCATGCAGCAGTAAGAAGTCTTTTAAGGCTTCGATGGCACCAAATACTAACAAACCTTATCGTGTTTGTGATAATTGTTTTACCAAACTCACAAAAGCTTCTGAAACTAGCTCATCAAACCATTATGCTCTGAGTAGAAGAGGAAGTATGAATCAGGGACCAGATGACAGTGTTGAGAAGGTGGAGAAGTTGGATTCAAGAACCCCTGCCCAACTTAGTCGAAATGCTTCAATTGAATCATCTAAAGAACTGGATGGTGGATCTTCCAAAAGAAACAAGAGATTGGATTTTAATAGTACTCGAGTTTCACCCTTCCCAAATGGAGTTTCTCAATGTGCTCCACTAAACAACCCCAAAACGTCAAATGCTCTATTTGGGTCATCCAAGAAATTTTTTTCCACTTCTCTTCCTGCATCACGAATTGTATCCCGAGCAACATCACCTACATCTAGACGAGCCAGTCCACATCGTGCTACTACACCTACACCAACTCTGTCAAGCTTTTCATCAAAGAAGGTTGTTGTTGATGATGTTAAAAGGACAAATGAAGGTCTAAGCGaagaaattgttaaattaagaaCTCAG GTTGAAGAACTTACTGGCAAGGCACAAATTCAAGAAGTTGAGCTTGAACGAACAACTCAACAGCTGAAGGAAGCCGTAGCAGTAGCAACAGAAGAGACTGCAAAATGCAAAGCAGCAAAGGAAGTCATAAAGTCTCTCACTGCTCAA TTGAAGGAAATGGCTGAAAGATTACCGATTGGTGCAGCAAGAAGCAGCAATTCACCCTCTTTTTTCTATTCTAGCTCAACTCCTCCTCGGGATGTTTCTTCTGCGGGCAGTGAGCAATCGAGTGGTCCAATAAGTTGCCATGAAATGGATTCAAATGGATCAAACAGCCTAGTGATTTCTAATGGGTCAGGAACCATTAATAACAACCTTTCAACCCCCACTGATGTCTATCATTCAGATGGAACAGCAAAGAATAGGAACAGAACTACAAAAGTTGAACCCAACCATGGGGATGAATGGGTTGAGCAAGATGAGCCTGGTGTATACATTACCCTTGTTGCATTGCCTGGAGGTATCAAAGATCTTAAGCGTGTTCGGTTCAG TCGGAGGCGTTTCAGCGAAAAGCAAGCAGAACAATGGTGGGCAGCAAACAGGGCTAGAGTATATCAGCGGTACAACGTTCCCTTGGTTGACAAACCCGCTCTTGGTGTGGGAAGGGAAGGGTTAGCTCATTGA